One part of the Chryseobacterium sp. 7 genome encodes these proteins:
- a CDS encoding ThiF family adenylyltransferase gives MDKYWLERTELLVKEEGLEKLNKATVLVVGLGGVGSFAAEFLARAGVGNMTIVDGDTVDITNINRQLPALRSTVGKHKVEVVAERLLDINPDLNLTKINEFLNPERMDEVLDSAKFDYVLDCIDSVTPKLCLIIAAKRRRIKIVSSMGAGGKTDPSKVMVRDISKTEHCHLARQVRKRLKKVKIDKGVRCVFANDIQDEESLKMTDGTNYKRSFYGTISYMPAIFGLYTASEVINYLLNQD, from the coding sequence ATGGATAAATACTGGTTGGAAAGAACGGAACTTCTGGTAAAAGAAGAAGGTTTGGAAAAATTGAACAAAGCCACTGTTCTGGTGGTTGGTTTAGGCGGAGTAGGTTCTTTTGCTGCTGAATTTCTGGCCAGAGCCGGAGTAGGAAATATGACGATTGTAGATGGTGACACTGTGGATATTACCAATATCAACAGACAGTTACCTGCTTTGCGTTCTACTGTGGGAAAGCATAAGGTAGAAGTTGTTGCCGAAAGACTTTTAGATATTAATCCTGATCTTAATTTAACCAAAATTAATGAATTTCTAAATCCTGAAAGAATGGATGAAGTTCTGGATTCTGCAAAATTTGATTATGTGTTGGACTGTATTGACAGCGTTACTCCAAAACTTTGTCTGATTATCGCAGCCAAAAGAAGAAGGATAAAAATCGTAAGTTCAATGGGAGCTGGCGGAAAAACTGATCCAAGCAAGGTAATGGTAAGAGACATCAGCAAAACTGAGCATTGCCATCTTGCAAGACAGGTAAGAAAAAGGCTGAAAAAAGTAAAAATTGACAAAGGAGTCCGTTGTGTTTTTGCCAATGATATTCAGGATGAAGAAAGTTTGAAAATGACTGACGGAACTAATTATAAAAGATCTTTTTACGGAACAATAAGCTATATGCCCGCTATCTTTGGGTTGTATACGGCTTCGGAAGTGATTAATTATTTATTAAATCAGGATTAA
- a CDS encoding TetR/AcrR family transcriptional regulator, whose protein sequence is MKKKFTEKQIHILDIAEELIAKKGYEGTSVRDICSKANINVAMISYYFGSKEKMMSYLYQYRVLKTRENFSEFADTIKEGKPEMQMREMIKYIVSQLFKYNYFHGFVTQELRHTENLKDELLDFYQLFVKKLDEVIKKGVASGVFTFTPKPEDILTMIIGSTLFVIRNKNFYELYVPSKNEETYAKEAEKKVRMNLLLSVFAILGYAAD, encoded by the coding sequence ATGAAAAAAAAATTTACAGAAAAACAGATTCATATACTGGATATTGCAGAAGAGCTCATCGCCAAAAAAGGGTATGAGGGAACGTCTGTAAGAGATATTTGTTCCAAAGCCAATATCAATGTCGCTATGATCTCTTATTACTTCGGTTCTAAAGAGAAAATGATGTCTTATCTCTATCAGTACAGGGTGCTGAAGACCAGAGAAAATTTTTCAGAATTTGCAGATACCATCAAAGAAGGGAAGCCGGAAATGCAGATGCGTGAAATGATTAAATATATCGTTTCCCAGCTCTTCAAGTACAATTATTTCCATGGTTTCGTTACCCAGGAACTTCGCCATACAGAAAACCTGAAAGATGAGCTGCTTGATTTCTACCAGTTATTCGTAAAAAAGCTGGACGAGGTCATCAAAAAGGGAGTCGCTTCCGGAGTATTTACCTTTACTCCAAAGCCTGAAGATATTCTTACTATGATTATCGGATCCACTTTATTTGTGATCAGGAATAAAAACTTCTATGAGCTCTATGTTCCGAGCAAGAATGAAGAAACTTATGCCAAAGAAGCAGAGAAAAAGGTGAGAATGAATCTTTTATTAAGTGTTTTTGCTATTTTGGGATACGCAGCAGACTAA
- a CDS encoding DNA-directed RNA polymerase subunit omega, with translation MSVKDTKAEVNTITYDKDKIEDKVGSIYEAIVIMGKRAEQINAEIRTELHNKLDEFAVHNSTLEEVFENREQIEISKHYEKLPKPTSIAIEEWLNEDVYFRKTEERK, from the coding sequence ATGAGTGTAAAAGATACAAAAGCAGAAGTCAATACTATTACTTACGACAAAGATAAGATTGAAGATAAAGTAGGTTCAATCTATGAAGCTATTGTTATCATGGGAAAGAGAGCAGAGCAGATCAATGCGGAGATCCGTACGGAACTTCACAACAAATTGGATGAATTTGCCGTTCACAATTCTACATTAGAAGAGGTTTTCGAAAACAGAGAACAAATTGAGATCTCTAAACATTACGAAAAGCTTCCAAAACCCACTTCAATTGCTATTGAAGAGTGGTTAAACGAAGATGTTTATTTCAGAAAAACAGAAGAAAGAAAATAA
- the rnpA gene encoding ribonuclease P protein component, which translates to MTNSKYPRAEKLKKNTEISLLFEKGKWRTSGNLRIIILKDKPHLPVDSVKLGVSVSKRYFKRAVHRNRIKRLLRECYRLNKDVFKQAFGEKTMAMLFWVSPEMPSKFQDVEAQFIKLCEAQKK; encoded by the coding sequence ATGACAAATTCCAAATATCCCAGAGCGGAAAAGCTCAAAAAAAACACGGAAATCAGTTTGCTTTTTGAGAAAGGCAAATGGAGAACCAGTGGAAATCTGAGAATCATTATTCTGAAAGACAAGCCCCATCTTCCTGTAGATTCGGTAAAACTGGGAGTTTCTGTTTCTAAAAGATATTTTAAAAGAGCTGTACACAGAAATCGTATTAAAAGGTTATTGAGAGAATGTTACCGCCTGAATAAGGATGTATTTAAACAAGCTTTTGGAGAGAAAACAATGGCGATGCTATTTTGGGTTTCTCCTGAGATGCCTTCCAAATTCCAGGATGTGGAAGCACAGTTTATCAAGCTTTGTGAAGCGCAAAAAAAGTAA
- the coaBC gene encoding bifunctional phosphopantothenoylcysteine decarboxylase/phosphopantothenate--cysteine ligase CoaBC, with amino-acid sequence MNVSGKKILIAVSGGIAAYKIHFLIRDFVKKGAEVQVIMTPDAEHFVTKLSLSTLSKKPVYSEFYSNNGTWNSHVEMALWADVMIVAPCTANTLSKMVHGMCDNLVIATYMSAKCPIFIAPAMDLDMYVHPSTKKNLELAESFGHIIIPAENGELASGLIGQGRMAEPATIFNTVENYFASSNLSKSLEGKTVLITAGPTYEALDPVRFIGNHSSGKMGFSLAEEASKRGAKVILISGPSVQTINDPNVQLHKVTSAKEMLAKVFEFYDKIDIGIASAAVADYAPKEVAKEKIKKNDENLTIELVKNPDILKTMGEKKTHQFLVGFALETQNEEENAKGKLEKKNLDMIVLNSLRDEGAGFKNDTNKIKIFTKTEKKEFNLKSKDDVAKDILNFVESQMN; translated from the coding sequence ATGAATGTTTCCGGTAAAAAGATACTTATCGCTGTCTCTGGAGGAATTGCAGCCTACAAAATTCACTTTCTGATAAGAGATTTTGTGAAAAAAGGGGCAGAAGTACAGGTTATTATGACGCCTGATGCAGAACATTTTGTAACAAAGCTAAGTCTGTCTACACTATCTAAAAAGCCAGTATATTCAGAATTTTACAGCAATAACGGAACATGGAACAGCCATGTGGAAATGGCACTTTGGGCAGATGTTATGATTGTAGCACCATGCACAGCCAATACTCTTTCTAAAATGGTTCACGGGATGTGTGATAATCTGGTTATTGCTACTTATATGTCTGCAAAATGCCCAATATTCATTGCTCCTGCAATGGATCTTGATATGTATGTACATCCTTCTACAAAGAAAAATCTGGAACTTGCTGAAAGCTTTGGTCATATCATTATTCCTGCTGAAAACGGAGAACTTGCGAGCGGACTGATCGGGCAGGGAAGAATGGCAGAACCGGCAACTATTTTTAATACCGTTGAAAATTATTTTGCAAGCAGCAATCTATCTAAAAGTCTTGAAGGCAAAACCGTTTTAATTACCGCAGGACCTACTTATGAAGCTCTTGATCCCGTAAGGTTCATTGGAAATCACTCTTCAGGAAAAATGGGGTTTTCCCTGGCAGAAGAGGCTTCCAAGAGAGGAGCAAAAGTGATTCTTATTTCCGGACCAAGTGTTCAAACCATCAATGATCCAAATGTACAGCTTCATAAAGTGACTTCGGCCAAAGAAATGCTGGCAAAAGTTTTTGAGTTTTATGATAAAATAGACATCGGTATTGCCAGTGCAGCAGTGGCAGACTATGCTCCCAAAGAAGTTGCGAAGGAGAAAATCAAAAAAAATGATGAAAATCTTACGATCGAGCTGGTAAAAAATCCGGATATCCTTAAAACCATGGGAGAAAAGAAAACGCATCAGTTTTTGGTAGGATTTGCTTTGGAAACCCAGAATGAAGAGGAAAATGCAAAAGGAAAGCTGGAAAAGAAAAACCTGGATATGATTGTATTAAACTCTCTTCGTGATGAAGGAGCAGGTTTTAAAAATGATACCAACAAAATTAAAATATTTACCAAGACGGAAAAGAAAGAATTCAATCTGAAATCTAAAGACGATGTAGCGAAGGATATTCTTAATTTCGTTGAATCTCAAATGAATTAG
- a CDS encoding outer membrane protein assembly factor BamD, giving the protein MKKYILGLFAVAVISSCVSQQERAMRSADKEFILKAANENFAKKKWKNALALYDRLANLVAGTDDFPNVGFNTAYANYYDKSYKLAGHQFKNFAVSFPKDPRAEEAAYMSALCYYEGSMDYNLDQSSTELAINELQEFLNNYPNSERSKNISQLIDELSYKLEFKAYENGKQYYQMGEYKAANVALENVLEDFPSTKLRSKIYDYIMKSRYELATKSVYSLKDERIESALTYTKLVEKELPNTEYAKTAADLRAKLEKEKENFVVVKKQTEARMAALTARQKKEADKLVAKDKTEQQIKDQITNEKKAMQLQRDSAALKTPPPAATFKIQR; this is encoded by the coding sequence ATGAAAAAATATATTTTAGGTCTTTTTGCTGTAGCGGTAATTTCATCTTGTGTAAGCCAACAGGAAAGAGCAATGAGGAGTGCTGATAAAGAGTTTATCTTAAAAGCAGCTAATGAAAATTTCGCTAAGAAAAAGTGGAAAAATGCATTGGCTCTTTATGACAGACTGGCGAATCTTGTGGCAGGAACTGATGATTTTCCTAATGTAGGTTTCAATACTGCTTATGCTAACTATTATGACAAGAGTTATAAGTTGGCAGGTCACCAGTTTAAAAACTTTGCCGTAAGTTTTCCAAAAGATCCAAGAGCTGAAGAAGCGGCATATATGTCTGCATTATGCTACTATGAAGGATCTATGGACTATAACTTAGATCAGTCCAGTACAGAATTGGCCATTAATGAGCTTCAGGAATTCCTGAACAATTATCCCAACTCTGAAAGGTCTAAAAATATCAGTCAATTGATTGATGAGCTTTCTTATAAGCTGGAATTTAAAGCTTATGAAAATGGAAAGCAATACTACCAAATGGGTGAGTATAAAGCAGCAAATGTAGCTTTGGAAAACGTTTTGGAAGATTTTCCAAGTACAAAACTTCGTTCAAAGATTTATGACTATATCATGAAGTCCCGTTATGAACTGGCAACGAAGTCTGTATATAGTCTTAAAGATGAGCGTATTGAAAGTGCATTAACATATACAAAGCTGGTAGAAAAAGAACTTCCAAATACGGAATATGCTAAAACAGCAGCAGATCTGAGAGCCAAACTGGAAAAGGAAAAAGAAAACTTTGTTGTCGTTAAAAAACAAACAGAAGCAAGAATGGCTGCTTTAACTGCAAGACAGAAAAAAGAAGCTGATAAACTTGTCGCTAAAGATAAAACCGAGCAGCAAATTAAAGATCAGATCACCAATGAAAAGAAAGCAATGCAGTTACAGAGGGATAGTGCAGCACTTAAGACCCCTCCTCCGGCAGCGACTTTCAAAATTCAAAGATAA
- a CDS encoding TatD family hydrolase, whose amino-acid sequence MEFFDFHHHKKYIRNGIYNLAKEIPPDFPYSIGIHPHDIDVNNLEQQFSWMRSMIFQNCFAIGECGLDSLVSVDQKTQEDVFLRQILVANEVKKPVIIHCVRKFHEVISFRKRSEQPMIIHGFNKKRQIAEDLLAHNFYLSFGKAVLYNLSLQNILKNTPLDKFFLETDNDDFNIEELYEKVSEIKGISLEQLNEQILENLETIKNG is encoded by the coding sequence ATGGAATTTTTTGATTTTCACCATCATAAAAAATATATCAGAAACGGAATTTATAACCTTGCGAAAGAAATTCCGCCTGATTTCCCTTATTCTATCGGAATTCATCCACACGATATTGACGTAAACAACCTTGAACAGCAGTTTTCCTGGATGAGGAGCATGATATTTCAAAACTGTTTTGCTATTGGAGAATGCGGCCTGGATTCTTTGGTTTCTGTAGATCAGAAAACTCAGGAAGATGTTTTTTTAAGACAAATTCTGGTAGCCAATGAAGTAAAAAAACCTGTCATTATCCATTGCGTAAGAAAATTTCACGAAGTTATTTCTTTCAGAAAAAGATCCGAACAGCCCATGATTATTCATGGTTTCAACAAAAAAAGACAGATTGCAGAAGATCTACTGGCTCATAATTTTTATCTGAGTTTTGGAAAAGCTGTTTTGTATAATTTATCTTTGCAGAATATTTTAAAAAACACTCCATTAGATAAATTCTTTTTAGAAACGGACAATGATGATTTTAACATCGAAGAATTGTATGAGAAAGTTTCGGAAATAAAAGGTATTTCTTTGGAACAGCTGAACGAACAAATTTTAGAAAATTTAGAGACAATAAAAAATGGATAA
- a CDS encoding DUF4126 domain-containing protein has translation MLDNIPYFSYVISAFIGIGLAAATGFRVFLPMFVVSLASYFNWIPMNEHFEWLAGLPTLITTGIATVAEILAYYIPFIDHLLDTVSIPMATVAGSILFASQFAELGTFPQWALALIAGGGTAATISSGFAGIRAASTATTGGLGNSVVGTTETAGAGIMSVLAMAAPVIAAIFAVIILILVIVFGRKAWKKLRGSKSNPQDV, from the coding sequence ATGTTAGACAACATTCCCTATTTTTCTTATGTCATCAGTGCATTTATCGGCATTGGATTAGCTGCGGCTACGGGATTCCGGGTATTTCTCCCCATGTTTGTTGTAAGTCTTGCTTCCTATTTCAACTGGATTCCCATGAATGAACATTTTGAGTGGCTTGCAGGGCTTCCGACACTTATAACAACGGGAATTGCCACCGTGGCTGAGATCCTGGCTTATTATATCCCTTTTATTGATCATTTGCTGGATACGGTCTCTATTCCTATGGCAACGGTTGCGGGCTCTATATTATTTGCCAGCCAGTTTGCTGAACTGGGAACTTTCCCGCAATGGGCATTGGCATTAATTGCTGGCGGTGGCACAGCAGCTACTATAAGCTCCGGATTTGCAGGAATACGGGCTGCTTCTACAGCTACAACCGGTGGATTAGGAAATTCTGTGGTAGGAACAACGGAAACAGCAGGTGCTGGCATTATGTCTGTTCTTGCAATGGCAGCTCCGGTGATTGCAGCAATCTTTGCTGTAATTATTTTAATTCTTGTAATTGTTTTTGGACGGAAGGCCTGGAAAAAATTAAGAGGCAGTAAAAGTAATCCACAGGATGTATAA